From a region of the Microbacterium sp. nov. GSS16 genome:
- a CDS encoding LCP family protein, producing the protein MTRTPVAQHAPHRTPSAWGSALRMLGIGLAVVAVSALGVGGFIAADLTLRVGQDAVDLEDAPEVAPPSLAAYPGEFAVLLVGTDECGEVSTQKLGARCVGEDGIRNDVNLLVHVSAEPRKVSVVSLPRDLMLEVPECTREDGSVASGSSAAVINTVFERAGLSCVVKSVAALSGIDIGFAAKLSFDGVMKITDAIGGVEICIGGTGIRDRDTGIDWPPGLRTVSGYDALQFIRVRKGIGDGSDLARISNQQQYMSRLAKTILSSETLTDVPKVLRLANVVADNVDPSRELANPVRLAQLALALKDVPFEEFKFLQLPTVEAPSDPNRVVTDESAAGPMWEAIRTGESMQITGEASNHGGVVAEDAPATPDAPEATAPASQAPSPAPSATQGVVLSEQISGIDLNQQTCSGGRRR; encoded by the coding sequence ATGACGCGCACCCCCGTCGCTCAGCACGCCCCGCACCGCACCCCCTCCGCCTGGGGGTCCGCGCTGCGGATGCTGGGCATCGGCCTCGCCGTCGTGGCGGTCTCGGCCCTCGGTGTCGGCGGGTTCATCGCCGCCGACCTCACCCTGAGGGTGGGTCAGGATGCCGTCGACCTGGAGGATGCGCCCGAGGTCGCTCCCCCGTCGCTCGCGGCGTACCCCGGCGAGTTCGCCGTGCTCCTCGTCGGAACCGACGAATGCGGCGAGGTGTCGACGCAGAAGCTCGGCGCGCGGTGCGTCGGTGAAGACGGCATCCGCAACGATGTGAACCTGCTCGTGCACGTCTCGGCCGAGCCGCGCAAGGTGAGCGTCGTGTCGCTGCCGCGCGACCTGATGCTCGAAGTGCCCGAGTGCACACGTGAAGACGGCTCGGTGGCATCCGGATCGTCAGCCGCGGTGATCAACACCGTCTTCGAGCGCGCCGGCCTGTCGTGCGTGGTGAAGTCGGTCGCCGCGCTGAGCGGAATCGACATCGGCTTCGCCGCGAAGCTCAGCTTCGACGGCGTCATGAAGATCACCGACGCGATCGGCGGGGTGGAGATCTGCATCGGCGGCACCGGCATCCGCGACCGCGACACCGGAATCGACTGGCCGCCGGGGCTGCGCACCGTGTCCGGTTACGACGCGCTGCAGTTCATCCGGGTGCGCAAGGGCATCGGCGACGGCAGCGACCTCGCGCGCATCTCGAATCAGCAGCAGTACATGTCGCGCCTGGCGAAGACGATCCTCAGCAGCGAGACCCTCACCGACGTGCCGAAGGTGCTGCGGCTGGCGAACGTGGTCGCCGACAACGTCGACCCGAGCAGGGAGCTGGCCAACCCGGTGCGGCTCGCGCAGCTCGCACTCGCGCTGAAGGACGTGCCCTTCGAGGAGTTCAAGTTCCTGCAGCTGCCCACCGTCGAGGCGCCGTCCGACCCGAACCGCGTCGTGACCGATGAGAGCGCCGCGGGCCCGATGTGGGAGGCGATCCGCACCGGCGAGTCGATGCAGATCACCGGAGAGGCCAGCAACCACGGCGGCGTGGTCGCGGAAGACGCACCGGCGACGCCCGACGCGCCCGAAGCCACCGCCCCGGCATCCCAGGCGCCGAGCCCCGCACCCTCCGCGACCCAGGGCGTCGTGCTGTCGGAGCAGATCAGCGGAATCGACCTGAACCAGCAGACCTGCTCGGGCGGCAGGCGGCGCTGA
- a CDS encoding spermidine synthase produces MGRARARDAANPRVRLDHGGIAEVAPSEFGSGFELIVDGTPQSHVDLDDPTHLHFEYIVRMGAVIDQLGSSASSPLSVVHLGAGALTVPRYIEATRPGSRQQVIELEGPLVALVREHLPLPRSAAIRIRIGDARDGLRRLPPALAGRCDLVVSDVFSGAQTPAHLTSLEFYREIADLLAPSGVLLVNVADGPGLAFARRQVATAMSVFDEVALLADTQVLKGRRFGNLVLAASRTPLPTEWLPRLLAAGPHPAKIAQDAEVAAFAKGAAIVTDADAVASPRPDASIFLR; encoded by the coding sequence ATGGGACGAGCACGCGCGCGGGATGCCGCGAACCCGCGGGTGCGACTCGATCACGGCGGCATCGCAGAGGTCGCGCCGAGCGAGTTCGGCAGCGGCTTCGAGCTGATCGTCGACGGCACGCCGCAGTCGCACGTCGATCTCGATGACCCCACGCATCTGCACTTCGAGTACATCGTGCGGATGGGTGCGGTGATCGATCAGCTCGGCTCGTCGGCATCCTCCCCGCTCAGCGTCGTGCATCTCGGCGCCGGCGCCCTGACCGTTCCCCGCTACATCGAGGCGACCAGGCCGGGATCGCGCCAGCAGGTGATCGAGCTGGAGGGACCGCTGGTCGCGCTCGTGCGCGAGCACCTCCCCCTGCCGCGCTCGGCCGCGATCCGCATCCGCATCGGCGATGCGCGCGATGGTCTGCGGCGGCTGCCGCCCGCCCTCGCCGGCCGCTGCGACCTCGTCGTCTCGGACGTGTTCTCGGGTGCGCAGACGCCCGCGCATCTGACCAGTCTCGAGTTCTACCGCGAGATCGCCGACCTGCTCGCCCCCTCGGGGGTGCTGCTGGTGAACGTCGCTGACGGGCCCGGGCTGGCGTTCGCCCGCCGCCAGGTGGCGACCGCCATGAGCGTGTTCGACGAGGTCGCGCTGCTCGCCGACACCCAGGTGCTGAAGGGCCGCCGATTCGGCAACCTCGTGCTGGCCGCGTCGCGCACTCCGCTGCCGACCGAGTGGCTGCCGCGGCTGCTGGCCGCGGGGCCGCATCCGGCGAAGATCGCTCAGGATGCCGAGGTCGCGGCGTTCGCGAAAGGGGCGGCGATCGTCACGGACGCGGATGCCGTGGCATCCCCCCGCCCCGACGCGAGCATCTTCCTGCGCTGA
- a CDS encoding SprT-like domain-containing protein, producing MADLNRVRVWGDVLIRMHLDESWSFDFDNAKRRAGLCDYQRRRISVSRYLAARFDDDEIHQTLLHEVAHALAGHAAGHGPAWKRTARALGYVGGTTHQGETATELAPWIGRCPAGHIAYRHRRPARETSCAKCSRRFDRRFLFEWHRREITAADRLAAQSPR from the coding sequence ATGGCCGATCTGAATCGCGTCCGCGTCTGGGGTGACGTGCTGATCCGGATGCACCTCGACGAGTCGTGGTCGTTCGACTTCGACAACGCCAAGCGCCGTGCCGGGCTGTGCGACTATCAGCGTCGTCGCATCTCGGTGTCGCGTTATCTGGCCGCTCGATTCGACGACGACGAGATCCATCAGACTCTGCTGCACGAGGTCGCGCATGCCCTGGCCGGGCACGCCGCGGGCCACGGGCCGGCGTGGAAGCGCACCGCACGAGCACTCGGGTACGTCGGCGGAACCACCCATCAGGGTGAGACGGCGACCGAGCTCGCCCCGTGGATCGGGCGATGCCCCGCCGGTCATATCGCGTACCGTCATCGTCGACCCGCACGCGAGACGTCGTGCGCCAAATGCTCTCGGCGCTTCGACCGGCGCTTCCTGTTCGAATGGCACCGCCGCGAGATCACCGCCGCCGACCGGCTCGCCGCGCAGTCGCCCCGCTGA
- a CDS encoding DUF3054 domain-containing protein → MRFLPAIIVDAVFVLVFAAIGRASHDENPLGFLLTAWPFLVALVVGHALAALVPARPRRPWSLGWGLIVWVVTVAGGMLLRLATGDSAETPFIVVAALVLAAMLLGWRLIALLARRYRAPRSAE, encoded by the coding sequence ATGAGGTTTCTGCCCGCGATCATCGTCGACGCCGTGTTCGTGCTCGTCTTCGCGGCGATCGGCCGCGCATCGCATGATGAGAATCCGCTCGGCTTCCTGCTCACGGCCTGGCCGTTCCTCGTCGCGCTGGTCGTCGGCCACGCTCTCGCGGCACTCGTGCCCGCCAGGCCGCGACGGCCGTGGTCGCTCGGCTGGGGCCTGATCGTCTGGGTCGTGACCGTGGCCGGTGGGATGCTGCTGCGCCTCGCCACCGGCGACAGCGCCGAGACCCCGTTCATCGTCGTCGCCGCGCTCGTGCTCGCCGCGATGCTGCTCGGCTGGCGGCTGATCGCGCTCCTTGCGCGGCGTTATCGGGCCCCGCGCTCCGCGGAGTGA
- a CDS encoding 2-phosphosulfolactate phosphatase, whose amino-acid sequence MPSQFDQSSYQVRLEWGAQGLARLAPADVVIVVDVLRFSSTLADAVASGQGRTLADAMRWSTNGATVAAAASTPTVPDARPATVLIGAIRNAAATARAVMAVQERQGARASVSIVAAGELAPGGELRFAVEDQLGAGAIVAALCDLGIDHSSPEAAAAAEAFRALRPGLRHMLVGSGSGRELADGVASTARMEAAGVRPATTAEAAELDAVDAVPVLNEGVFERFR is encoded by the coding sequence ATGCCCTCGCAGTTCGACCAGTCCTCGTATCAGGTGCGTCTCGAGTGGGGCGCGCAGGGGCTCGCACGACTGGCTCCCGCCGACGTCGTGATCGTCGTCGACGTGCTGCGTTTCTCCTCCACACTCGCCGACGCGGTCGCCTCCGGCCAGGGGAGAACGCTGGCGGACGCCATGCGGTGGTCGACGAACGGCGCGACGGTCGCCGCTGCCGCGTCGACTCCGACTGTTCCGGATGCCCGTCCCGCGACGGTGCTGATCGGCGCCATCCGCAACGCGGCGGCGACCGCTCGCGCGGTGATGGCCGTGCAGGAGCGCCAGGGCGCCCGCGCCTCGGTCTCGATCGTCGCCGCGGGTGAACTCGCGCCCGGCGGCGAGCTGCGCTTCGCGGTCGAGGATCAGCTCGGTGCCGGAGCGATCGTCGCCGCGCTGTGCGACCTCGGCATCGACCATTCGTCGCCCGAGGCGGCCGCGGCGGCGGAGGCGTTCCGCGCCCTGCGGCCGGGGCTGCGGCACATGCTCGTCGGCAGCGGCTCCGGTCGCGAACTGGCCGATGGTGTGGCATCCACCGCTCGTATGGAGGCCGCGGGGGTGCGCCCGGCGACCACCGCGGAGGCGGCGGAGCTGGACGCCGTCGACGCCGTCCCCGTGCTGAACGAGGGTGTGTTCGAGCGTTTCCGCTGA
- a CDS encoding FtsX-like permease family protein, with the protein MMSRLELSRPRASRFGWLRERGMGASILVSALAAAFGVILVEVTAYIGAVLQSDPFIGDSEVLAIVVTILSVLLVAVAMYVAAIVTANTFSTIIAGRTRRIALLRLIGASARSQRSEVTGQGFVVGLIGAGIGLVIGVALSALGVLLGDALLDGASDGFTLVQAGVLFPVVGVALTTWLAAWIGSRRVLTVTPLQALGGSVERTHDDEAGHRGKHVGALVLIVAGVALLVAGVLLGLITPLGVVVAFFGGLFSFTGLATASPLFMPPVLRLVGRLFGTGPTARLAAENALRHPERSSRMAIGVVMGVALVTMFAVALESVKALLMRQSEGEFVDGFFAPMDAFASIMMVLVAVSAVIAAVGLVNLLTIGVVQRRRELGLLRAIGLTSAQVRRMVLLEAVHITVAATLTGLVLGIAYGWIAAQSLLGSVPVLPDFEPAGMVYPAVPWIPVAIIIVATAVLTVVAAVTPTRLATRVAPVEALAAD; encoded by the coding sequence ATGATGTCGCGCCTCGAGCTGAGCCGCCCGCGGGCGAGCCGATTCGGCTGGCTGCGTGAGCGGGGGATGGGCGCCAGCATCCTGGTCTCGGCGCTCGCGGCCGCGTTCGGCGTGATCCTCGTCGAGGTGACCGCCTACATCGGCGCCGTGCTGCAGTCCGACCCGTTCATCGGCGACAGCGAGGTTCTGGCTATCGTCGTGACGATCCTGTCGGTGCTGCTCGTTGCGGTCGCGATGTACGTGGCGGCGATCGTCACCGCGAACACGTTCTCGACGATCATCGCCGGCCGCACCCGGCGCATCGCCCTGCTGCGTCTGATCGGCGCGTCGGCGCGGTCGCAGCGCTCGGAGGTGACAGGCCAGGGGTTCGTCGTCGGCCTGATCGGGGCGGGCATCGGGCTGGTCATCGGAGTCGCCCTCTCCGCACTCGGGGTGCTGCTCGGCGACGCCCTGCTCGACGGCGCATCCGACGGCTTCACCCTCGTGCAGGCGGGTGTGCTCTTCCCTGTCGTCGGCGTCGCCCTGACGACGTGGCTCGCCGCCTGGATCGGATCGCGGCGCGTGCTCACGGTCACTCCGCTGCAGGCGCTCGGCGGCTCCGTCGAGCGCACGCACGACGACGAGGCCGGCCACCGCGGCAAGCACGTGGGCGCTCTGGTGCTCATCGTCGCGGGGGTGGCGCTGCTGGTGGCTGGCGTGCTGCTCGGCCTGATCACCCCGCTCGGCGTGGTGGTGGCGTTCTTCGGGGGACTGTTCTCGTTCACCGGGCTCGCCACCGCGTCGCCGCTGTTCATGCCGCCCGTGCTGCGCCTGGTCGGCCGTCTCTTCGGCACCGGGCCGACCGCCCGGCTTGCCGCCGAGAACGCGCTGCGGCACCCCGAGCGCTCGAGCCGTATGGCGATCGGCGTGGTGATGGGTGTGGCGCTCGTGACGATGTTCGCGGTGGCCCTGGAGTCGGTCAAGGCGCTGCTGATGCGCCAGAGCGAGGGCGAGTTCGTCGACGGCTTCTTCGCCCCGATGGACGCCTTCGCGAGCATCATGATGGTGCTGGTGGCTGTGTCGGCGGTGATCGCCGCGGTCGGCCTGGTCAACCTGCTCACGATCGGGGTGGTGCAGCGTCGCCGTGAGCTGGGGCTGCTGCGCGCGATCGGGCTGACCTCGGCTCAGGTGCGCCGGATGGTGCTGCTCGAGGCCGTGCACATCACGGTGGCTGCGACCCTCACCGGGCTCGTGCTCGGCATCGCGTACGGCTGGATCGCTGCGCAGTCGCTGCTCGGCTCGGTGCCCGTGCTGCCCGACTTCGAGCCGGCCGGGATGGTCTATCCGGCGGTGCCGTGGATCCCGGTGGCGATCATCATCGTCGCCACCGCGGTGCTCACGGTCGTCGCCGCGGTCACCCCGACCCGTTTGGCCACCCGGGTCGCCCCTGTCGAGGCCCTCGCCGCCGACTGA
- a CDS encoding ABC transporter ATP-binding protein, whose protein sequence is MEITTSDLGLAARVQHLTKTYGAGAAGVRALDDVSVGIRRGQFTAIMGPSGSGKSTLMHIMAGLDAPTEGRAWIGDTEITGLGDLEMTVLRRRRVGFIFQAFNLVPTLDALGNILLPFELDGRRPTAIERARIDALVERLGLASRLTHRPHELSGGQQQRVAIARALATAPDLVFADEPTGNLDSRSGREVLELLASASREHGQSIAMVTHDAIAASHADRVLFLGDGRITADHPKQSAEQIAAHMLAAEVAA, encoded by the coding sequence ATGGAGATCACGACCTCGGACCTCGGCCTCGCCGCACGCGTCCAGCACCTCACCAAGACCTACGGGGCCGGAGCCGCCGGCGTCCGCGCCCTCGATGACGTCAGCGTCGGCATCCGTCGCGGTCAGTTCACTGCGATCATGGGCCCGTCCGGATCGGGCAAGTCCACGCTCATGCACATCATGGCCGGCCTCGACGCCCCCACCGAGGGGCGCGCGTGGATCGGAGACACCGAGATCACCGGTCTCGGCGACCTCGAGATGACCGTGCTGCGCCGCCGCCGCGTCGGCTTCATCTTCCAGGCGTTCAATCTGGTGCCCACCCTCGACGCGCTCGGCAACATCCTGCTGCCGTTCGAGCTCGACGGGCGCCGGCCGACGGCCATCGAGCGGGCGCGCATCGACGCTCTCGTCGAGCGCCTCGGCCTGGCATCCCGGCTCACCCACCGGCCGCACGAGCTGTCGGGCGGACAGCAGCAGCGCGTCGCGATCGCCCGCGCGCTCGCTACCGCACCCGACCTCGTGTTCGCCGACGAGCCGACCGGCAACCTCGACTCGCGCAGCGGCCGCGAGGTGCTCGAGCTGCTCGCGAGCGCGAGCCGTGAGCACGGCCAGTCGATCGCCATGGTCACGCACGATGCGATCGCCGCGAGTCACGCCGACCGCGTGCTGTTCCTCGGCGACGGGCGAATCACCGCCGACCATCCGAAGCAGAGCGCCGAGCAGATCGCGGCGCACATGCTCGCCGCGGAGGTGGCGGCGTGA
- a CDS encoding response regulator: MIRVVLVDDQVLFRAGVRMLVSSQPDMDVVGEAGDGREALEVIERTRPDVVLMDIRMPVMDGLTATAELLAQPDPPRVVMLTTFDLDEAAARAIQRGASGFLLKDADPEFLLAAIRTVESGSSVIAASATRELFAHFTAETKPVPPEYADLTDREREIFALAARGLSNSEIAAREFLSEATVKTHISRILTKLRLRDRVQLVVFAFEHGLA; the protein is encoded by the coding sequence ATGATCAGGGTCGTGCTCGTCGACGATCAGGTGCTGTTCCGGGCGGGCGTGCGGATGCTCGTCTCGTCGCAGCCCGACATGGACGTGGTCGGCGAAGCCGGCGACGGCCGGGAGGCGCTCGAGGTCATCGAGCGCACGCGTCCCGACGTCGTGCTGATGGACATCCGGATGCCCGTGATGGACGGCCTGACGGCGACAGCGGAACTGCTCGCCCAGCCCGACCCGCCGCGGGTCGTCATGCTCACCACGTTCGATCTCGACGAGGCCGCGGCGCGGGCGATCCAGAGAGGGGCGAGTGGCTTCCTGCTCAAGGACGCCGATCCCGAGTTCCTGCTCGCCGCCATCCGCACGGTGGAGTCCGGATCGAGTGTGATCGCGGCATCCGCCACCCGCGAGCTGTTCGCGCACTTCACCGCCGAGACCAAGCCGGTGCCGCCGGAGTACGCCGACCTCACCGACCGGGAACGCGAGATCTTCGCGCTCGCCGCGCGAGGGCTGTCGAACTCCGAGATCGCGGCGCGGGAGTTCCTCAGCGAGGCCACCGTGAAGACGCACATCAGCCGCATCCTCACCAAGCTGCGCCTGCGTGATCGCGTGCAGCTGGTCGTCTTCGCCTTCGAGCACGGCCTCGCCTGA
- a CDS encoding sensor histidine kinase has protein sequence MIRRIPMTWLALDILGALVGLLITLPLSLAFSAGQMSFWLPDSRATVALVVTSLLVWGAVAISRLSPAIALIVAWAGALLQMSAGLPPAPIDVAIFGVLFATSAWGSKRVLWLGGASAVGGGVVGGLYIGLLQYDFGTLTATSPIELRLVLLSVTMGLTIVLSLALAWGAGLLWRLVRQSRANREAQQRAEAAAAEEQERVRIARDMHDIVAHSLAVVIAQSDGARYAAAQKPELAQEALATIAQTARSALSDVRMLLTQLRHRQGDGPQPALADLEALFAQVRQAGIQPRVTVDPMPPAEPPGAIQLAVYRILQEALTNAIRHGGDDVDVRLSWWADRVDIAVRNGIPPAKQQRPGVPPAHSGGHGLIGMRERAQLVGGALTVQHEPARFTVRATLPIGPSAN, from the coding sequence GTGATCCGCCGCATCCCGATGACCTGGCTCGCTCTCGACATCCTCGGGGCGCTCGTCGGCCTGCTGATCACGCTGCCGCTCTCGCTGGCTTTCAGCGCCGGGCAGATGAGCTTCTGGCTGCCCGACAGCAGGGCTACGGTGGCGCTCGTCGTCACGTCGCTGCTGGTCTGGGGCGCCGTGGCGATCAGTCGCCTCTCCCCGGCGATTGCGCTGATCGTGGCCTGGGCGGGCGCGCTCCTGCAGATGTCCGCCGGGCTGCCCCCGGCACCGATCGACGTCGCGATCTTCGGGGTGCTGTTCGCGACGTCGGCGTGGGGCTCGAAGCGCGTGCTCTGGCTCGGCGGCGCCTCGGCCGTCGGCGGCGGGGTGGTAGGCGGGCTCTACATCGGCCTTCTGCAGTACGACTTCGGAACGCTCACGGCCACCTCGCCGATCGAGCTGCGACTCGTTCTGCTGAGCGTGACCATGGGCCTGACCATCGTGCTCTCGCTGGCTCTGGCCTGGGGTGCGGGACTGCTGTGGCGGCTGGTGCGGCAGAGCAGGGCGAACCGCGAGGCGCAGCAGCGCGCCGAGGCGGCGGCCGCCGAAGAGCAGGAGCGGGTGCGCATCGCCCGCGACATGCACGACATCGTCGCGCACTCCCTCGCCGTCGTGATCGCGCAGTCCGATGGCGCGCGCTACGCCGCGGCCCAGAAGCCCGAGCTCGCCCAGGAGGCGCTCGCCACGATCGCGCAGACCGCACGATCAGCGCTGTCGGACGTGCGGATGCTGCTGACTCAGCTGCGCCACCGTCAGGGCGACGGACCGCAGCCCGCCCTCGCCGACCTCGAGGCCCTGTTCGCCCAGGTGCGTCAAGCCGGCATCCAGCCGCGGGTCACCGTCGACCCGATGCCGCCCGCCGAGCCGCCGGGGGCGATCCAGCTCGCCGTCTACCGCATCCTGCAGGAGGCCCTCACCAACGCGATCCGTCACGGCGGGGACGATGTCGATGTGCGGCTTTCGTGGTGGGCGGATCGAGTCGACATCGCCGTGCGCAACGGCATCCCCCCGGCGAAACAGCAAAGGCCCGGAGTGCCGCCCGCGCACAGCGGCGGCCACGGGCTCATCGGCATGCGTGAGCGTGCCCAGCTGGTCGGCGGTGCGCTCACCGTGCAACATGAACCGGCCCGGTTCACCGTGCGCGCTACGCTTCCGATCGGCCCCTCGGCGAACTGA
- a CDS encoding class I SAM-dependent methyltransferase, producing the protein MAVYTHGHHDSVLRSHNTRTVANSAAYLEAHLAPDAHLLDVGAGPGTITVDFAGRVARVTATEISDDALALSQRLAAERGVTNIDFSVEDVHALSFADDTFDIVHAHQVLQHVGDPVQALREMRRVVKPGGTVAARDADYAGFIWFPLLPELDEWLRLYRAAARLNGGEPDAGRRLLSWARAAGFSDITATASTWCYATPEERSWWGGMWADRILQSALAIQLEREGLATRAQLQQISDAWHRWASDDDGWYLVPHGEIVCRA; encoded by the coding sequence ATGGCCGTCTACACTCACGGGCACCACGACTCGGTGCTGCGCTCGCACAACACTCGCACGGTCGCGAATTCCGCCGCGTACCTCGAAGCGCACCTCGCCCCTGATGCGCACCTGCTCGATGTCGGCGCAGGACCGGGGACGATCACCGTCGACTTCGCCGGTCGGGTCGCCCGGGTCACAGCCACCGAGATCTCCGACGACGCTCTTGCCCTCTCGCAAAGGCTCGCCGCCGAACGAGGCGTGACGAACATCGACTTCTCGGTGGAGGACGTGCACGCGCTGAGCTTCGCCGACGACACCTTCGACATCGTGCACGCCCACCAGGTGCTGCAGCACGTCGGCGACCCGGTGCAGGCGCTGCGTGAGATGCGCCGCGTCGTGAAGCCGGGCGGAACCGTCGCTGCGCGCGATGCAGACTACGCGGGGTTCATCTGGTTCCCCCTGCTGCCCGAGCTCGATGAGTGGCTGCGGCTGTATCGGGCGGCGGCGCGGCTCAACGGCGGCGAGCCGGATGCGGGGCGCCGCCTGCTGTCATGGGCGCGAGCTGCGGGGTTCAGCGACATCACCGCCACCGCGTCGACCTGGTGCTACGCGACGCCCGAGGAACGCAGCTGGTGGGGTGGGATGTGGGCCGACCGCATCCTGCAGTCCGCGCTCGCGATCCAGCTCGAGCGCGAGGGGCTCGCCACCCGTGCGCAGCTGCAGCAGATCAGCGATGCCTGGCACCGGTGGGCATCCGATGACGACGGCTGGTACCTCGTGCCGCACGGCGAGATCGTCTGCCGCGCCTGA